Proteins encoded in a region of the Kwoniella shivajii chromosome 3, complete sequence genome:
- a CDS encoding farnesyl-diphosphate farnesyltransferase has translation MEFRALINFAIWRDTRDISDANELSTTFYDRPSMKKCYEYLDFTSRSFSRVIKELEGDLARTITLFYLVLRALDTVEDDMTIPNSVKLPLLRSFHEKLYEPGWTFQDSQEKDKIVLQEFNNIQYEFSTLKPEYQAVIADITKKMGAGMADFAALATPEQPVAEVDSIQDYDLYCHYVAGLVGEGLSGLFAASGKERSFIADQLTLSNSMGLLLQKTNIFRDIHEDVIEGRGFWPKAIWGKYGFNSMKELIDPSKKEQALWASSEMVLDALRHATDALDYMTLLRCQSVFNFVAIPAVMAIATLERTFMNEKILQGNVKIRKGETVRLILRSTNPRDVAYIFREYARKIHAKVHKDDPNLLKLSIACSKIEQWAEHHYPSFITVSAGSSGGASSAIDPSSNDARAILFTSLAKEAQDRARKEKTDKFMADLKARGVIKERSPEEEAEIKRKYDAMDKEGVPVLMIFGVIVGVLALMAALGGIVIWVVLKYFGDE, from the exons ATGGAATTTCGTGCTCTAATCAACTTTGCGATTTGGCGTGATACAAGGGATATCTCAGATGCAAATGAATTATCTACAACGTTCTATGATAGACcatcgatgaagaaatgTTATGAATATCTAGATTTCACTTCAAGGAGTTTCTCCAGGGTAATCAAAGAATTAGAGGGTGATCTCGCAAGAACC ATCACTTTATTTTACTTGGTATTGAGAGCTTTAGATActgtggaagatgatatgactATACCCAATTCAGTCAAATTACCTTTATTGAGATCATTCCACGAAAAATTATATGAACCAGGATGGACTTTCCAAGACTCacaagaaaaggataaaatCGTTTTACAGGAATTCAATAATATTCAATATGAATTCTCTACGCTCAAACCCGA ATACCAAGCTGTGATTGCTGATATCACCAAGAAGATGGGAGCTGGTATGGCTGATTTTGCGGCGTTGGCAACGCCTGAACAACCAGTGGCTGAAGTTGACAGTATTCAAGATTATGATCTTTATTGTCATTATGTAGCTGGATTAGTCGGTGAAGGATTATCAGGATTGTTCGCAGcatcaggaaaagaaagatcttTCATCGCGGATCAATTAACGTTATCAAATTCAATGGGATTGTTATTACAAAAGACCAATATATTCAGAGATATACATGAAGACGTTATTGAAGGTAGAGGATTTTGGCCAAAAGCGATTTGGGGTAAATATGGTTTTAATTCAATGAAAGAATTAATCGATCCttcaaagaaagaacaagctTTATGGGCTTCGTCGGAGATGGTTCTAGATGCTTTGAGACACGCAACGGATGCTTTAGATTATATGACATTATTAAGATGTCAAAGTGTATTCAACTTTGTAGCTATTCCTGCTGTAATGGCTATAGCTACTTTGGAGAGAACTTTTATGAACGAGAAGATCTTACAAGGGAATGTGAAAATCAGGAAAGGAGAAACTgtcaga CTCATCCTGAGATCAACCAACCCAAGAGATGTCGCGTACATTTTCCGAGAGTATGCCAGGAAAATTCACGCTAAAGTCCACAAAGACGATCCAAATCTCTTGAAGCTCAGTATCGCATGTTCaaag ATTGAGCAATGGGCCGAACACCATTACCCATCATTCATAACCGTATCCGCTGGATCAAGTGGCGGAGCTTCATCAGCCATCGATCCCTCGTCAAATGACGCAAGGGCCATTTTGTTTACTAgtttagctaaagaagcaCAAGATAGGGctagaaaagaaaagactGACAAATTCATGGCTGATTTGAAAGCCAGAGGTGTaatcaaggaaagaagtccagaagaagaagctgaaatcaaaagaaaataCGATGCGAtggataaagaaggtgtacCCGTCCTCATGATCTTTGGTGTCATCGTAGGGGTCTTGGCTCTAATGGCTGCTTTGGGAGGTATCGTGATTTGGGTCGTATTAAAATACTTtggtgat GAATGA